One window of the Triticum dicoccoides isolate Atlit2015 ecotype Zavitan chromosome 3B, WEW_v2.0, whole genome shotgun sequence genome contains the following:
- the LOC119276170 gene encoding protein ALTERED PHOSPHATE STARVATION RESPONSE 1-like, with translation MGCRHSKVEDEEAVRRCRDRRNLMKQLVRRRVDLAAAHITYLHALRNTGATLRQFAEVETASSHQSLPAAASPPPPPPPPPPPPPPPPPPPAYSVTSSMPPHSVTSSMPPSPFPPPLIPFSPIRIRTRKRDGELNGYDSTDEDDDTDSCSTPLPPPPPPGMEWEYTDPITMRPLDFLPSSLADRDDKEVESQVTMDDDWVETNIEFDGQDESVSGNADGILRRVESHPAKSRVMGDENSSMVSSWVTKDSNSSVMAWVSDKSLVEIAKEIDEYFLKAAASGTDVVILLDSATGRLDPSEVQVKKGKNSKSAKVFSTLSWSWSFKSVHANRESSSDACGYGYHGKTLDKLYDEEQKLYQLVKDEEFARLEYRKYSSLLKKLESGEHDRLQAEKVRENIEELQTRIMSLEEAVSLTCLTISKLRDEELYPQVIELAAGLVHMWRNMYECHEVQNHIAQQASLLGNQPGSEPTTDSHCYATSQLEGEVSAWHNSFCNLITLQREYVTILNEWIGLTDCLPDNDGFMRSSSGIRSLCGELEHALKKLPEKVAAEAIKAFLSVIHSIVIQQAEERQLKKKSDNIQSKFHAQLEKHSENAMQSSSQGSHARSYSVSKDDPKLDVFRKRVEEEKARYINSLRTSRAMTLNHLQTSLPNVFHALTGFSGVCVQAFEGISRCS, from the exons ATGGGTTGCAGGCACTCCAAAGTGGAGGACGAGGAGGCGGTGAGGAGATGCAGGGACAGGAGGAACCTCATGAAGCAACTTGTGCGCCGCCGTGTCGACCTTGCAGCCGCACACATTACCTACCTGCATGCACTCCGCAACACAGGAGCCACTCTCCGGCAATTCGCCGAGGTGGAGACTGCATCGTCACACCAGTCCCTTCCAGCCGCTGCCTCACCACCTCctccccctccgccgccgccgccaccaccaccaccaccaccaccgcctccgGCATACTCTGTGACTTCTTCCATGCCACCACACTCGGTCACATCCTCAATGCCGCCATCACCATTCCCCCCACCACTCATACCGTTTAGTCCCATAAGGATAAGAACGCGGAAGAGAGATGGTGAACTCAACGGGTATGATTCCACGGATGAAGACGACGACACTGACAGCTGCTCAACTCctctgcccccgccgccgccgcccggtatGGAGTGGGAGTACACGGACCCAATCACTATGCGTCCCTTGGATTTTCTTCCATCTTCGTTGGCTGATCGGGACGATAAAGAGGTTGAATCACAGGTTACCATGGATGACGATTGGGTGGAAACAAACATAGAATTTGATGGACAGGATGAAAGCGTCTCTGGTAATGCTGATGGCATACTTAGGCGTGTGGAATCGCATCCAGCAAAGAGTAGGGTTATGGGTGATGAAAACTCATCCATGGTGAGCAGCTGGGTAACAAAGGACTCGAACTCTTCGGTGATGGCCTGGGTTAGTGACAAGTCACTGGTAGAAATAGCCAAGGAGATTGATGAGTACTTCTTGAAAGCAGCCGCAAGCGGGACTGATGTTGTTATACTTTTGGATTCTGCTACCGGCCGGCTAGATCCCTCAGAGGTGCAAGTAAAGAAAG GAAAAAATTCGAAGTCTGCCAAGGTTTTCTCTACACTTTCCTGGAGCTGGTCATTCAAGTCTGTACATGCTAACAGAGAATCCTCAAGTGATGCTTGTGGATACGGTTATCATGGCAAAACACTAGATAAGCTTTATGACGAGGAGCAAAAACTCTATCAGTTAGTTAAG gatgaagaATTTGCAAGGCTTGAATACAGAAAGTACAGTTCATTGCTAAAGAAGCTAGAATCAGGGGAGCATGATAGGTTGCAGGCAGAGAAAGTTCGGGAAAATATTGAAGAACTGCAAACTCGGATAATGTCCTTAGAGGAAGCTGTAAGCTTGACATGTTTGACCATATCAAAGCTCAGGGATGAGGAGTTATATCCTCAGGTTATTGAATTAGCTGCAGG GCTTGTGCATATGTGGAGAAACATGTACGAGTGCCATGAGGTTCAGAACCATATTGCCCAGCAAGCCAGTCTCCTTGGCAACCAACCTGGCAGTGAGCCGACAACTGACTCCCATTGCTATGCAACATCTCAGTTGGAAGGCGAAGTCTCTGCATGGCACAATTCCTTCTGCAATCTGATCACCTTGCAGCGTGAGTACGTAACCATCCTTAACGAATGGATTGGACTCACTGATTGCCTGCCTGATAATGACGGCTTCATGAGAAGTTCATCTGGAATCCGTAGCCTCTGTGGGGAACTCGAGCACGCTCTTAAGAAGTTACCTGAGAAG GTAGCTGCAGAAGCAATAAAAGCTTTTCTGTCAGTCATACACTCTATCGTTATACAGCAGGCTGAGGAGCGTCAGCTGAAGAAGAAATCGGACAACATCCAGAGCAAGTTCCACGCCCAGTTGGAGAAACACAGCGAAAACGCAATGCAGAGCTCAAGCCAGGGTTCGCACGCCAGGAGCTACTCAGTATCGAAGGACGACCCGAAGCTGGACGTGTTCAGAAAGAGGGTCGAGGAGGAGAAGGCCAGGTACATCAACTCCTTGAGGACCAGTCGAGCCATGACGCTGAACCATCTTCAGACGAGCCTCCCAAACGTGTTCCATGCCCTGACGGGGTTCTCAGGAGTCTGCGTGCAGGCGTTTGAAGGCATCAGCCGATGCAGCTAA